The stretch of DNA CCCCAAGGAAAGGCCTTGGATATGGCCGAAGCCGCCCCCATCGAAAAACATGATTCTCGGATAACCGGATGCACCAATGACTATTCCCTCGCAAAGGATTCCGATATCATCATCATTACTGCGGGAATTGCCAGAAAACCTGGAATGAGCCGGGATGATCTCCTTTCAACGAACATGGGGATCATGCAATCCGTGGTGAGGGAAGTGGCGGCCGTAGCCCCGGAATCCATCCTCATCATCGTGAGCAACCCCTTGGACGCCATGTGCCATGTGGCCTTTGACGTGAGCGGTTTTCCCAAGAACAGGGTAATGGGAATGGCAGGGGTGCTGGATTCGGCCCGCTTTTCCACCTTTATTTCCATGGAACTCAATGTTTCGGTGGAAAACATCCACGCCTTCGTACTCGGGGGCCACGGCGACACCATGGTGCCGATCAGCCGCTATTCAACTGTAGCAGGCATTCCCATCACCGAACTTCTCCCCCCGGATCGAATCAAGGCCATCGAGGAGAGAACCAGAACCGGCGGTGCGGAGATCGTAAATCTCCTTAAGACCGGAAGCGCTTATTATGCTCCTGCCTCGGCGGCGGTGGAAATGGCCGAGGCCATCCTGAAAGACAAGAAGAAGATATTGCCATGTGCCGCTTACCTCGAGGGGGAATACGGGATCAACGATCTTTTCATCGGGGTCCCCGTCAAGCTTGGAAAAAACGGTGTGGAAGAAATTATCCAAATCAACCTGAACGAGGAGGAACAAGCGGCCCTTCAACATTCAGCCAATGCCGTGCGTGGGTTGATCGAAGACATGAAGCGTCTGGGTGGTTGAACCGACCTTTAGGGCAGGCCTGAAGAAGGGGCCCGGTGGATATGCACCCCCGGGCCTGCTTTCGTTAAGAATGGGGACTTTTACATCGACGGGGGCACTATCTCAGGCCCTTCGATCGCCCCTCAGTCTAGCGGAGGCCGACATGACCGAGAAATTCACCTACCAGGAAATCTTTTCCCTTGGAGAGGATGCCACGACTTACCGGATCCTGACCGACCGGTGGGTGTCCGGCGATACATTTCGTGGGAAAGATATCGTTCTCGTGGAACCCCAGGCCCTCACCCTCCTTGCGGAACAGGCCTTTACCGACGCCGCCCATCTCTTGAGGACGTCCCATCTGGAGCAATGGGCGAGCATCCTAAAAGATCCCGAGGCATCGGACAACGACAAGTATGTTGCCCTTGAGATGCTCAAAAATGCGGTCATCGCCTCGGAGATGGTCTTTCCCCTGTGCCAGGACACGGGTACGGCCATTGTGATGGGCAAAAAGGGACAACAGATCTGGACCGAGAGTTCCGACGAGGAGGCCCTTTCCAAGGGGATATTCAACGCCTATACCCGAAACAACCTTCGTTATTCACAAAACGCTCCTCTTACCATGTATGAAGAGATCAACACGGGCTGCAACCTTCCCGCCCAGATTGAAATCCAGGCCGTCCCGGGAGACCATTATGACTTCCTCTTCATCGCCAAGGGAGGAGGATCAGCCAACAAGACCTTCCTCTTCCAGGAAACCAAGGCGATACTGTCTCCCCCCACCCTTCTGGAATTCATGGTGGAAAAAATGAAAACGCTTGGAACCGCGGCCTGCCCCCCCTATCATCTCGCCTATGTCGTAGGAGGAACCTCGGCGGAATTCAACTTGAAGACAGTAAAGCTGGCCACCACGGGCTATCTGGATACACTCCCCGGGGAAGGGAACGAGGGAGGTAGGGCTTTCAGGGACAGGGAACTTGAAAAGGAACTGCTTAAAGAATCCCGCAAACTGGGTACAGGGGCCCAATTCGGGGGTAAATATTTCTGCCTGGATGTAAGGGTCATACGGCTCCCAAGACATGGAGCTTCATGCCCTGTGGGGCTCGGAGTTAGTTGCAGCGCCCATAGGAACATCAAGGGGAAAATCACCGCGGAAGGCCTTTTTCTTGAAAAACTGGATAGGGGACCTTCCCGTTTTCTTACCGAAATCCCGGAACTCAAGAAAGAAGTGGTCGAAGTGGATCTTGAACGTCCTATGAACGAGATCAGGGCCTTCCTGAGCAAACACCCCGTGGCCACTCCCTTGAAACTCACGGGCAGAATGGTCGTCGCCAGGGATATCGCCCATGCGAAGCTGAAGGAACGCCTGGACAGGGGGGAAGATCTACCACAGTATTTCAAGGACCACATCATCTATTACGCCGGCCCGGCAAAGACGCCCGAAGGATTTCCCTCGGGATCCTTCGGCCCGACTACTGCGGGAAGAATGGATCCATACGTGGATCTTTTCCAGAGACACGGGGGATCCCTTGTGATGTTGGCCAAGGGGAACCGCTCCAGGGAGGTCAAGGAGGCCTGCAGGAGGAATGGAGGCTTTTATCTCGGCTCTATCGGTGGCCCTGCGGCACGATTAGGCAAGGAATGTATTACCGCGGTGGAAACCCTGGAATATCCTGAACTGGGGATGGAGGCCATTTTCAGGATCACCGTGAAGGATTTCCCAGCCTTTATCATCACCGACGACAAAGGAAACGATTTTTTTGAAAACCTCAACAAAGAATGAGGCATCGAAGAACGGACACAATCTCTCTTTTAGGCCGAACCAAAACCGATCTGCCCGTCTGGAATTATCCAGGGAAGGCGGGGCCTTCATTTCCCAACATATGGGATTCCTTTGTGAATGAGTAATTTACGGAGCTTCCTTATGACCCCAATGCCTTAATGATTTTTGTTTGACATACCCGATTGATTCACCTTAAGGTTACCTCCTTATCGTCTGAAAAAGAGCTTCCTTTTCCAGGGAAAGGGGAGGGAAAAAACATCATTTAAGAGGAAGATGATGACCATGCTGGAACATTTGTTTTCTCCATTCAAAATCAAGGGGTTGAATCTCAAGAACCGAATCGTGATGCCCGGCCTGGCTTCTTTCCTTATCGAGGACGACGGCTCCATCACGGACAAGACCGTAGAACACTACCGGAAGCGCGCCGCAGGCGGACCGGCCATGGTGATACTGGAAGCCCATGCGGTATCACCTGAAGGGATCGTCTCCAATCACCAGGCCCGCATCTATGATGACAGGTTCATCGAAGGCCTTGCAAAAATCGCTGCGGTCATGAAGGCCGAGGGAACGGTTCCCGCCATTCAAATCCATCATGGCGGGCGACAGACATCCGCCCGGGTGATCAAGAGGAAGCCCCTTGCCCCTTCCAGTCTCCCCTGCCCGACCATCCGGGGCGAGGTCGAACCCTTGAGCATCGATGCCATACAGGAGATTGTAGAGAAATTCGGGGACGCCGCGGAGAGGGCTGTACAGGCAGGCTTTGAACTCCTCGAAATCCACGGCGCACACGGCTATCTCATCAATCAATTTCTATCCAGATTCTCGAATATCCGGGAAGATGAATACGGCGGGGACATCACCGGACGGACCCGCTTTGCAAAGGAAATCGTGCGGGAAATTCGGAAACGGGTAGGTGATGAATTTCCCCTTTCATTCAAAATAAGCGCCCAGGAATTCGTCCCCAACGGCCTGGATGTGGAAGAAAGCATTGAAATTCTCCGTCAGCTCGTGGAGGCCGGGGTGGACGTTGTACAGATATCGGCAGGGAACGACGGTACTCCCGAATGGATCTGTCAGCCCATGTTCATGGAAAAGGCCTGCCTTGCGGATTCCGCGGCGAAGGTCAAGAGATCTCTCAACGTGCCGGTAATGGCTGTCGGTAGAATAAACGATCCCCTTATTGCAGATGCTATCATTTCAGAGAACAAGGCCGACTTGGTCTGTATCGGAAGGGGGCTCCTGGCTGACCCTGAAATGCCCAAAAAAGCGGAGGCCGGGCAGTTGGATGACATCCGTACCTGCATCGCCTGCAATACCTGTATGCAATCCATCTTCCGAAAGGGCCGAATTGAATGTCTGGTGAACCCCACGCTGGGAAGAGAGAAGGAAATGGAAATCCGACCGGCGCCGGTACCTAAAAAGGTAATGGTGGTGGGGGGAGGTCCTGGAGGGTTGAATGTGGCCTGGGTGGCGGCGAAACGGGGACACAGGGTGGATCTTTACGAGAAACAGTCCGTTCTTGGCGGTCAACTGAATCTTGGGAGCACCACGGCTTACAAGAAGGAACTTTTCACCCTGATCAATTTCCAGAAAAAACAGATCAAAAAATACGGTGTGCATACCCACTTGAACTGTGAAGTGACTCCGGACATTATTCGACAGGAAAACCCGGACGTGATTGTCCTGTCCACTGGATCCATCCCTATTATCCCTGAGGTTCCGGGAATTGACAGGCCCATCGTATTCCCCTTGACACGGATACTGGATGGAAGCAAACCCTCGGCAAAAAAAACGGTTATTATTGGAGGGGGTGCCACGGGATGCGAAGTCGCTCATCACCTTGCAGAGCACGGATGTGAAGTGGTCGTCGTAGAACAACTCCCCGAGGTGGCAAAAGCCCTTGAATCTATCACCCGAAAGGTCCTTCTTTCCCAGTTGAAAAAATTCGGGGTAAAATTCAAGACCCGCCATAAACTGGTTCGCGTGGAAGACAATGGAGTAGTGGTCAGGGATGCCGAGGGAGCGGAGACCTTTATCGAGGCTGGACGGGTGATCGTCGCCATCGGCAATAAGCCCGACAATCGACTTTACGAGGCCATAAAGGACCTTGGAATCCCTGTCCACCGTATCGGGGATTGTCTTGAACCCCGGGGCGCGAAACAGGCCATCTCGGAAGGGGCCTTAATCGGTCGGACAATTTGATTCCCGTCTGTTCCTTTCCGAACCTCGAATCCTTCTCGGGATCCGAAGGCTTATTTCCCTGACATCAATACGTCATAGGCCTCCCGGATTTCCTTGAACTTCCTCTCGGCAAGGACCCTGAACTCCTCCCCCAGATGGGTCAACTTATCGGGGTGATAACGACTGGCAAGCTTCCTGTAAGCCCTCTTGACCTCTTCACGGGTCGCATTACGGCTTACTCCCAGGATCTCCCTGGGGTCCTTTTTACCGAATTTACGGGTCGATTCGCCGGAATCTCTGCCCTGTTTGAAACCCTCTTCTTGATCCCGACTATATTCTCTCCCCTGCCCCCGGCCTGCTCCCTCCAACCGTTTCCTGTAAACAAAATGATACCAGCCAAGGATCCCGAGCAGCAGGATGTCGTCA from Deltaproteobacteria bacterium encodes:
- the mdh gene encoding malate dehydrogenase, which translates into the protein MRRKVTVVGAGNVGATAALRLVEKELADVVLVDVLDGVPQGKALDMAEAAPIEKHDSRITGCTNDYSLAKDSDIIIITAGIARKPGMSRDDLLSTNMGIMQSVVREVAAVAPESILIIVSNPLDAMCHVAFDVSGFPKNRVMGMAGVLDSARFSTFISMELNVSVENIHAFVLGGHGDTMVPISRYSTVAGIPITELLPPDRIKAIEERTRTGGAEIVNLLKTGSAYYAPASAAVEMAEAILKDKKKILPCAAYLEGEYGINDLFIGVPVKLGKNGVEEIIQINLNEEEQAALQHSANAVRGLIEDMKRLGG
- a CDS encoding fumarate hydratase, which gives rise to MTEKFTYQEIFSLGEDATTYRILTDRWVSGDTFRGKDIVLVEPQALTLLAEQAFTDAAHLLRTSHLEQWASILKDPEASDNDKYVALEMLKNAVIASEMVFPLCQDTGTAIVMGKKGQQIWTESSDEEALSKGIFNAYTRNNLRYSQNAPLTMYEEINTGCNLPAQIEIQAVPGDHYDFLFIAKGGGSANKTFLFQETKAILSPPTLLEFMVEKMKTLGTAACPPYHLAYVVGGTSAEFNLKTVKLATTGYLDTLPGEGNEGGRAFRDRELEKELLKESRKLGTGAQFGGKYFCLDVRVIRLPRHGASCPVGLGVSCSAHRNIKGKITAEGLFLEKLDRGPSRFLTEIPELKKEVVEVDLERPMNEIRAFLSKHPVATPLKLTGRMVVARDIAHAKLKERLDRGEDLPQYFKDHIIYYAGPAKTPEGFPSGSFGPTTAGRMDPYVDLFQRHGGSLVMLAKGNRSREVKEACRRNGGFYLGSIGGPAARLGKECITAVETLEYPELGMEAIFRITVKDFPAFIITDDKGNDFFENLNKE
- a CDS encoding FAD-dependent oxidoreductase, with the protein product MLEHLFSPFKIKGLNLKNRIVMPGLASFLIEDDGSITDKTVEHYRKRAAGGPAMVILEAHAVSPEGIVSNHQARIYDDRFIEGLAKIAAVMKAEGTVPAIQIHHGGRQTSARVIKRKPLAPSSLPCPTIRGEVEPLSIDAIQEIVEKFGDAAERAVQAGFELLEIHGAHGYLINQFLSRFSNIREDEYGGDITGRTRFAKEIVREIRKRVGDEFPLSFKISAQEFVPNGLDVEESIEILRQLVEAGVDVVQISAGNDGTPEWICQPMFMEKACLADSAAKVKRSLNVPVMAVGRINDPLIADAIISENKADLVCIGRGLLADPEMPKKAEAGQLDDIRTCIACNTCMQSIFRKGRIECLVNPTLGREKEMEIRPAPVPKKVMVVGGGPGGLNVAWVAAKRGHRVDLYEKQSVLGGQLNLGSTTAYKKELFTLINFQKKQIKKYGVHTHLNCEVTPDIIRQENPDVIVLSTGSIPIIPEVPGIDRPIVFPLTRILDGSKPSAKKTVIIGGGATGCEVAHHLAEHGCEVVVVEQLPEVAKALESITRKVLLSQLKKFGVKFKTRHKLVRVEDNGVVVRDAEGAETFIEAGRVIVAIGNKPDNRLYEAIKDLGIPVHRIGDCLEPRGAKQAISEGALIGRTI
- a CDS encoding J domain-containing protein codes for the protein MDLLPDIAIGPGWLDDILLLGILGWYHFVYRKRLEGAGRGQGREYSRDQEEGFKQGRDSGESTRKFGKKDPREILGVSRNATREEVKRAYRKLASRYHPDKLTHLGEEFRVLAERKFKEIREAYDVLMSGK